Proteins encoded within one genomic window of Streptomyces kaniharaensis:
- the cynR gene encoding transcriptional regulator CynR produces the protein MALELRHLRYLLAVAEHGNFTRAAEDLHVSQPTLSQQIKQLERTLGTQLLDRTGRTVRLTDAGEAYAHHVRSALRDLAAAERAVQDVQDLSRGQLRLAVTPTFTAYLVGPLTAELHTRHPAITLTVRETTQDRIETGLLADEFDLGIAFQGPHLPGITATALFTETLTLVTGTRQPAADPDGPLPVRELADRQLALLSSDFATRGHIDAYLEQHGVSPRITVEANSIQALTEVVQRTQLATVLPDAVTHDHPHLTPVPLDPALPTRTVTLLRRTDAYQSAATRAFTHLTHDLVRTRGYTPAS, from the coding sequence ATGGCCCTGGAACTGCGTCACCTGCGCTACTTGCTCGCCGTCGCGGAGCACGGCAACTTCACCCGCGCAGCCGAAGACCTGCACGTCTCCCAGCCCACGCTGTCCCAGCAGATCAAGCAGCTCGAACGGACCCTGGGCACGCAACTGCTGGACCGAACCGGCCGCACCGTACGCCTCACCGACGCCGGCGAGGCGTACGCCCACCATGTCCGCAGCGCGCTGCGGGACCTGGCCGCCGCCGAGCGCGCCGTCCAAGACGTGCAGGACCTCTCCCGCGGGCAGCTACGACTGGCGGTCACCCCCACGTTCACGGCCTACCTCGTCGGCCCGCTCACCGCCGAACTCCACACCCGCCACCCCGCCATCACCCTGACCGTGCGGGAGACGACCCAGGACCGCATCGAAACCGGCCTGCTGGCCGACGAGTTCGACCTCGGCATCGCCTTTCAGGGCCCCCACCTGCCCGGCATCACCGCCACCGCCCTGTTCACCGAGACGCTCACCCTGGTCACCGGCACCCGCCAGCCCGCCGCCGACCCTGACGGCCCGCTACCGGTGCGAGAACTCGCCGATCGACAACTCGCCCTGCTCAGCTCCGACTTCGCCACCCGCGGCCACATCGACGCCTATCTCGAACAACACGGTGTCAGCCCGCGCATCACCGTCGAGGCCAACTCCATCCAGGCCCTCACCGAAGTCGTCCAGCGCACCCAGCTCGCCACCGTCCTGCCCGACGCCGTCACCCACGACCACCCCCACCTCACCCCCGTCCCGCTCGACCCCGCCCTCCCCACGCGCACCGTCACCCTCCTCCGGCGCACCGACGCCTACCAAAGCGCCGCCACCCGCGCCTTCACCCACCTCACCCACGACCTCGTGCGAACCCGCGGATACACGCCGGCCTCCTGA
- a CDS encoding carbonic anhydrase gives MHDLAQGVARFQQDVFPAKKELFAHLAAHHTPHTLFIGCSDARVVPELITGCEPGELFVIRTAGNLVPAHTPGADGVAASIEYAVAALGVRDIVVCGHSACGAMTALAHGHDLSDAPAVAGWLRLADASVASTATAGDVPALVRQNVLAQLANLATHPSVARALAEQKVTLRGWVFDIATGCVEELQATGSTAPLAA, from the coding sequence ATGCATGACCTCGCCCAGGGCGTCGCGCGTTTCCAGCAGGACGTCTTCCCTGCCAAGAAGGAACTCTTCGCCCACCTGGCCGCCCACCACACGCCCCACACGCTGTTCATCGGCTGCTCCGACGCCCGCGTCGTCCCCGAGCTGATCACGGGGTGCGAGCCCGGTGAGCTGTTCGTCATCCGCACCGCCGGCAACCTCGTCCCCGCCCACACCCCGGGCGCCGACGGCGTCGCGGCGAGCATCGAGTACGCCGTCGCCGCACTCGGAGTGAGGGACATCGTCGTCTGCGGGCACTCCGCGTGCGGCGCGATGACCGCCCTCGCCCACGGTCACGACCTGAGCGACGCCCCGGCGGTCGCCGGCTGGCTGCGGCTCGCCGACGCCTCGGTGGCCAGTACCGCCACCGCCGGGGACGTGCCGGCCCTGGTGCGGCAGAACGTGCTGGCCCAGCTGGCGAACCTGGCCACCCACCCGTCGGTCGCCCGCGCCCTGGCCGAGCAGAAGGTCACGCTGCGCGGCTGGGTCTTCGACATCGCCACCGGCTGCGTCGAGGAACTCCAGGCCACCGGCTCCACCGCCCCGCTCGCGGCCTGA
- the cynS gene encoding cyanase: MVHAQFDPTARQALAARAVEAKTRKDLSWQQIADASGLSVAFTTAAVLGQHPLPNVSAKAVAELLGLDDEAAMLLQTIPTRGSVPGGIPTDPTIYRFHEMLQVYGTTLKALVHEQFGDGIISAINFKLDVKKVADPEGGERAVITLDGKYLPTKPF, translated from the coding sequence GTGGTTCACGCCCAGTTCGACCCCACCGCCCGCCAGGCGCTGGCCGCCCGGGCCGTGGAGGCCAAGACGCGCAAGGACCTCTCGTGGCAGCAGATCGCCGACGCCTCCGGCCTGTCGGTCGCCTTCACCACCGCCGCCGTCCTCGGCCAGCACCCCCTGCCGAACGTTTCCGCGAAGGCGGTCGCCGAACTGCTGGGCCTGGACGACGAGGCGGCGATGCTGCTCCAGACCATCCCCACCCGCGGCTCGGTCCCCGGCGGCATCCCCACCGACCCGACGATCTACCGCTTCCACGAGATGCTCCAGGTCTACGGCACCACCCTCAAGGCCCTGGTCCACGAGCAGTTCGGCGACGGCATCATCTCCGCGATCAACTTCAAGCTCGACGTGAAGAAGGTCGCCGACCCCGAGGGCGGCGAGCGCGCCGTCATCACCCTGGACGGCAAGTACCTGCCGACCAAGCCCTTCTGA
- a CDS encoding CGNR zinc finger domain-containing protein: MRTLLDASVALVNALTDGEARGRRYLAPEGAERVGAVRAALSAAADLGPDEADRLADTARALRTVFEAVAADRLDDAAPALNALLRETGARPQLDRAPGEPWQVHFHGADDSYAVGWSAGCATGLAMALGGDYAGRLGVCAAPRCDRVYVDTSRNAGRQFCSTACQNRVKAAAFRARRAGDEA; the protein is encoded by the coding sequence ATGCGTACCCTGCTCGATGCCTCGGTGGCGCTCGTCAACGCCCTGACCGACGGTGAGGCGCGCGGCCGTCGCTACCTCGCCCCCGAGGGCGCCGAGCGGGTCGGCGCGGTCCGTGCAGCGCTCTCCGCTGCGGCGGACCTGGGACCCGACGAGGCCGACCGGCTGGCCGACACCGCCCGCGCCCTGCGCACCGTGTTCGAGGCCGTGGCCGCCGACCGCCTCGACGACGCGGCCCCCGCCCTCAACGCACTGCTGCGCGAGACCGGCGCCCGCCCCCAGCTCGACCGGGCTCCCGGAGAGCCGTGGCAGGTCCACTTCCACGGCGCCGACGACTCCTACGCCGTCGGCTGGAGCGCGGGCTGCGCCACCGGCCTCGCCATGGCGCTCGGCGGCGACTACGCCGGACGCCTCGGGGTCTGCGCGGCCCCGCGCTGCGACCGGGTCTATGTGGACACCTCCCGCAACGCCGGTCGTCAGTTCTGCTCGACGGCCTGCCAGAACCGGGTCAAGGCAGCGGCGTTCCGTGCGCGGCGAGCGGGCGACGAGGCGTGA
- a CDS encoding MFS transporter: MTGDVVPRSEPLPRTVRLLLLARVVNRLGAFSLPFLTALISTDRGASLTTAGLVSAAFGLATIPSRLAGGRLADRIGRRTTIVLGLCGCAAAQLAIAASASLTWAVTGAVLLGLAFELYEPPSQAIIGESVPQRHRVRAFSLFSAALAAGGMGAGLLAALLGRWDLRWLFVTDAATCLACALLIRLALPRDRPEPPVADQDDAAVRPLHDRALLSVLATGTAYALINQQTVMTLPLALARKGLPAADAGLLLSTAAATTVLAQPLVRLPWATRLTTPVALALAHLVLAAGLTGYALAHALPALLTSAAVWSLGDLLVMGRAYALVTDLAPPGGSGRYLAAFGTSWGIAATLAPVLGTQLLAHAGTTVLWSAMAALCLLLAALHLRVTPESARSTQRDNQLPHAAREAVTAPGPVLDDAMAARSSEGASGHEKFVY; the protein is encoded by the coding sequence GTGACAGGAGACGTCGTGCCGCGCTCCGAACCGCTGCCCCGCACCGTCCGTCTGCTGCTGCTCGCCCGGGTCGTCAACCGACTCGGGGCCTTCTCGCTGCCCTTCCTCACCGCGCTGATCAGCACCGACCGCGGCGCAAGCCTGACCACCGCCGGGCTGGTCAGCGCCGCCTTCGGGCTCGCGACGATCCCCTCGCGGCTGGCCGGGGGGCGACTGGCCGACCGGATCGGGCGCCGCACCACCATCGTGCTCGGGCTCTGCGGCTGTGCCGCCGCACAGCTGGCGATCGCGGCCTCCGCGTCGCTCACCTGGGCGGTCACCGGGGCGGTGCTGCTCGGGCTGGCCTTCGAACTCTACGAGCCGCCGAGCCAGGCGATCATCGGCGAGTCCGTGCCACAGCGGCACCGGGTGCGCGCGTTCAGCCTGTTCAGTGCCGCGCTCGCGGCGGGCGGCATGGGTGCCGGGCTGCTCGCCGCCCTGCTCGGCCGCTGGGACCTGCGCTGGCTCTTCGTCACCGACGCCGCGACGTGCCTGGCCTGCGCCCTGCTCATCCGGCTGGCCCTCCCCCGCGATCGTCCAGAACCACCCGTCGCGGACCAGGACGACGCAGCCGTACGACCGCTGCACGACCGAGCCCTGCTGAGCGTCCTGGCCACCGGCACCGCCTACGCCCTGATCAACCAGCAGACCGTGATGACCCTGCCGCTCGCACTCGCGCGGAAGGGCCTGCCCGCCGCCGACGCCGGGCTGCTGCTCAGCACCGCCGCAGCCACCACCGTCCTCGCCCAGCCGCTGGTCCGGCTGCCCTGGGCGACCCGGCTCACCACGCCCGTCGCCCTGGCACTCGCCCATCTCGTCCTGGCCGCGGGGCTGACCGGCTACGCCCTCGCCCACGCCCTGCCGGCGCTGCTCACCTCGGCCGCCGTGTGGAGCCTCGGCGACCTGCTGGTCATGGGCCGCGCCTACGCCCTCGTCACCGACCTCGCACCCCCCGGCGGAAGCGGCCGCTATCTGGCCGCCTTCGGGACCAGCTGGGGCATCGCCGCCACGCTCGCACCCGTCCTCGGCACCCAGCTGCTCGCCCACGCGGGGACGACCGTGCTGTGGTCCGCCATGGCCGCCCTCTGCCTGCTGCTCGCCGCGCTGCACCTCCGGGTGACACCGGAGTCGGCCCGGTCGACGCAACGCGACAACCAGCTGCCACACGCCGCCCGCGAGGCCGTCACCGCGCCCGGACCGGTCCTGGACGACGCCATGGCGGCCCGTTCAAGCGAGGGTGCATCAGGCCATGAGAAGTTCGTGTACTGA
- a CDS encoding alpha/beta hydrolase yields the protein MSRISTLAGAVTCALALVTGSAVAASAAPADQAPGAAAAEAKVDPVAWTPCNPDPSKPDPGVYDCAVYPVPLDYDNPDGEKVGIAMMRRRASDPSKRIGSLFMNPGGPGGSGYMWATTTRFGAEVQSRFDLVGFDPRGVARSNPLKCFKTQEEADAVSGRMVGVPITRAEIDATLDADQDYTDACSKNAGPLIEHMSTINVVRDLDRMRRAVGDAQLTFAGFSYGTLIGSTYANMYPSKVRAIIIDGNVDPALRLSDGMEYDRQRADGFELALDEFLKRCQAAGAPRCAFGEGDTRAKFDGLRDHLRTTPVTLPGGTKVTLSTFTEQVASALYSQAKLAGLAKQLQALYQVVEKPSAPGLMAPKATAAADDANQLAVSVPRALREAPADSPYTGDDSYLAVNCQDKPYPSNDRAFANVARKWEKAAPTFGRYQAFDAPACASWPAPAVDAERFTGPWNRKSANTVMVIGNLYDPATQYKFAQRMQEELGNAVLVSVDSIEHCAVGRSKALNELVTRYLVDQKAPAAGQLLKPDLDPFPAV from the coding sequence TTGTCCCGTATATCCACATTGGCCGGAGCGGTCACCTGTGCGCTCGCTCTCGTCACCGGAAGTGCCGTCGCGGCCTCGGCGGCGCCGGCTGACCAGGCGCCGGGAGCGGCGGCGGCCGAGGCGAAGGTCGACCCCGTCGCCTGGACGCCCTGCAACCCCGACCCGTCCAAGCCGGACCCGGGTGTCTACGACTGCGCCGTCTATCCGGTGCCGCTGGACTACGACAACCCGGACGGCGAGAAGGTCGGCATCGCCATGATGCGCCGCCGGGCGAGCGACCCGTCCAAGCGGATCGGCTCGCTCTTCATGAACCCCGGCGGTCCCGGCGGCAGCGGCTACATGTGGGCGACCACCACCCGCTTCGGCGCCGAGGTGCAGTCCCGCTTCGACCTGGTCGGCTTCGACCCGCGCGGTGTGGCCCGGAGCAACCCGCTCAAGTGCTTCAAGACCCAGGAGGAGGCCGACGCCGTCAGCGGCCGGATGGTCGGCGTGCCGATCACCAGGGCCGAGATCGACGCGACCCTGGACGCCGACCAGGACTACACCGACGCGTGCAGCAAGAACGCCGGCCCGCTGATCGAGCACATGTCGACCATCAACGTGGTCCGTGACCTCGACCGGATGCGCCGCGCCGTGGGCGACGCCCAGCTCACCTTCGCCGGGTTCTCCTACGGCACCCTGATCGGTTCGACGTACGCGAACATGTACCCGAGCAAGGTGCGCGCGATCATCATCGACGGCAACGTCGACCCGGCGCTGCGCCTGAGCGACGGCATGGAGTACGACCGCCAGCGGGCCGACGGCTTCGAACTCGCGCTGGACGAGTTCCTCAAGCGCTGCCAGGCCGCCGGCGCCCCGCGCTGCGCCTTCGGCGAGGGCGACACCCGCGCCAAGTTCGACGGGCTCCGCGACCACCTGCGGACCACCCCGGTCACCCTGCCGGGCGGCACCAAGGTGACCCTGAGCACCTTCACCGAGCAGGTCGCCAGCGCACTGTACTCGCAGGCCAAGCTGGCCGGCCTGGCCAAGCAGCTGCAGGCGCTGTACCAGGTGGTCGAGAAGCCGAGCGCGCCCGGCCTGATGGCCCCGAAGGCGACGGCCGCCGCGGACGACGCCAACCAGCTCGCGGTGAGCGTCCCGCGGGCGCTGCGGGAGGCCCCGGCCGACTCGCCGTACACCGGTGACGACTCCTACCTGGCCGTCAACTGCCAGGACAAGCCGTACCCGTCGAACGACCGGGCCTTCGCGAACGTCGCGCGGAAGTGGGAGAAGGCGGCCCCGACCTTCGGCCGGTACCAGGCCTTCGACGCGCCCGCGTGCGCGAGCTGGCCGGCCCCGGCGGTCGACGCCGAGCGCTTCACCGGCCCGTGGAACCGCAAGAGCGCCAACACCGTGATGGTGATCGGCAACCTCTACGACCCGGCCACCCAGTACAAGTTCGCCCAGCGGATGCAGGAGGAGCTGGGCAACGCCGTGCTGGTCAGCGTCGACTCGATCGAGCACTGCGCGGTCGGCCGGAGCAAGGCCCTGAACGAACTGGTCACCCGCTACCTCGTGGACCAGAAGGCCCCGGCCGCCGGCCAGCTGCTGAAGCCGGACCTGGACCCGTTCCCGGCGGTCTGA
- a CDS encoding TetR/AcrR family transcriptional regulator C-terminal domain-containing protein, producing the protein MSSRRARPRTGLTREKVIDAALAFVDEHGLAALSNRKLGAALGVEGMTLYYYVPSKASLLDGMVERLLELSAGDLFSEPDGRWTDVVSEFAAALRRMLLDHPAMLTVLATRPAATPAALALLERGITVLREDGVPLGDALDVLNAVVSFTLGHTLAEVGETPDHEGTEPDPNQFSALDRDTYPQLAQAFATGTGLDAEARFHRTLRILLAGFAAEIDSTAAQHD; encoded by the coding sequence ATGTCGAGCAGACGCGCACGCCCCAGAACGGGTCTGACCCGCGAGAAGGTCATCGACGCGGCACTCGCCTTCGTCGACGAGCACGGCCTCGCCGCGCTCTCCAACCGCAAGCTGGGCGCGGCCCTCGGCGTCGAGGGCATGACGCTCTACTACTACGTGCCCAGCAAGGCCTCACTGCTCGACGGCATGGTGGAGCGCCTGCTGGAACTGTCGGCCGGCGACCTGTTTTCCGAACCCGACGGCCGATGGACCGACGTGGTCAGCGAGTTCGCCGCCGCGCTACGCCGGATGCTGCTCGACCACCCGGCCATGCTCACCGTGCTGGCCACCCGCCCGGCCGCCACCCCCGCCGCCCTCGCACTCCTGGAGCGGGGCATCACCGTGCTGCGCGAGGACGGCGTCCCGCTCGGCGACGCGCTCGACGTGCTCAACGCCGTCGTCTCCTTCACCCTCGGCCACACCCTGGCCGAGGTCGGCGAAACCCCGGACCACGAAGGCACCGAGCCCGACCCGAACCAGTTCTCGGCCCTGGACCGGGACACCTACCCCCAACTCGCCCAGGCCTTCGCCACCGGCACCGGCCTCGACGCCGAAGCCCGCTTCCACCGCACCCTGCGCATCCTCCTCGCCGGCTTCGCCGCCGAGATCGACAGCACTGCGGCCCAACACGACTGA
- a CDS encoding IS1380 family transposase, which produces MSKRIGSYPRVRVSGGGGGIVSQAGGVLLVETTRRTGLADALSAALAPWRKPRAVHDPGKILLDLALTVALGGDCLADVAMLRAEPAVFGPVASDPTVSRLVDTLAAAGPKALTAIRRARAEVRERVWRLAREAAPDAGGEVIVDIDGVLVMAHSEKEHAAKTWKKTFGHHPLFAFVDHGRDGSGEPVAGLLRRGNAGSNTAADHIEAARMALGQLPKKYRRGRHTLIRADSGGGTHKFLNWITARGRWLSYSVGMTITDAIHQTVLLVPASAWTPAIGPDGEIRDGAWVAELAGDVLTGWPKGMRLIVRKERPHPGAQLRFTDADGMRLTCFATNTAHVPIAHLELRHRQRARAEDRIRAARDTGLRNLPLQAAAQNQVWLEIIQLALDLLAWMPMLALTGPARRWEPKRLRLRLFSAAAQLVTTSRRRVLRLARHWPWTDVITSAFERLQALPNPG; this is translated from the coding sequence GTGAGTAAGCGTATCGGGTCGTATCCGCGTGTGCGGGTGTCGGGTGGCGGTGGCGGGATTGTCTCGCAGGCCGGCGGGGTGCTGCTGGTGGAAACGACCCGAAGAACAGGGCTGGCTGATGCGCTGTCTGCGGCGCTCGCGCCGTGGCGCAAGCCCAGGGCGGTTCATGACCCCGGCAAGATCCTGTTGGATCTCGCGCTGACAGTGGCATTGGGCGGGGACTGCCTGGCGGACGTCGCGATGCTGCGGGCCGAGCCCGCCGTGTTCGGGCCGGTGGCATCGGATCCGACTGTTTCCCGCCTGGTCGACACCCTGGCGGCGGCTGGACCCAAGGCACTGACGGCAATCCGCCGTGCTCGGGCCGAAGTCCGCGAGCGGGTCTGGCGGTTGGCCCGCGAGGCGGCCCCGGACGCGGGCGGCGAGGTGATCGTGGACATCGACGGCGTGCTGGTCATGGCGCATTCCGAGAAGGAGCACGCCGCCAAGACCTGGAAGAAGACGTTCGGCCATCACCCGCTGTTCGCGTTCGTCGACCACGGCCGAGACGGGTCCGGGGAACCTGTCGCCGGCCTGCTCAGGCGCGGGAACGCGGGCAGCAACACCGCCGCCGACCACATCGAGGCCGCCCGAATGGCCCTGGGCCAGCTGCCGAAGAAGTACCGGCGTGGACGCCACACCCTGATCCGCGCCGACTCCGGCGGCGGCACCCACAAGTTCCTCAACTGGATCACTGCACGCGGAAGGTGGCTTTCCTACTCGGTGGGGATGACCATCACCGACGCCATCCACCAGACCGTCCTGCTCGTGCCGGCCTCGGCCTGGACGCCCGCGATCGGGCCGGACGGCGAGATCCGGGACGGCGCCTGGGTGGCCGAACTCGCCGGGGACGTCCTCACTGGCTGGCCGAAGGGCATGCGGCTGATCGTCCGCAAGGAACGGCCGCACCCCGGAGCCCAGTTGCGCTTCACCGACGCCGACGGAATGCGGCTGACCTGCTTCGCCACCAACACCGCCCACGTCCCGATCGCCCACCTGGAGCTGCGGCACCGCCAGCGCGCCCGCGCCGAGGACCGCATCCGCGCCGCCCGCGACACCGGCCTGCGCAACCTCCCCCTCCAAGCGGCCGCGCAGAACCAGGTCTGGCTCGAGATCATCCAGCTCGCGCTCGACCTGCTCGCCTGGATGCCCATGCTCGCCCTCACTGGGCCCGCCCGCCGGTGGGAACCCAAACGCCTGCGGCTACGGCTGTTCTCCGCCGCCGCCCAACTCGTCACCACCAGCCGCCGCCGCGTGCTCCGCCTCGCTCGACACTGGCCCTGGACCGATGTGATCACCAGCGCCTTCGAACGGCTACAAGCCCTGCCGAACCCGGGCTGA
- a CDS encoding TetR/AcrR family transcriptional regulator has protein sequence MRRDQEQRQGEGREPGRPDRRTVLADAAIGVLADAGVRGLTHRAVDAAAGLPVGTTSAYLRTRQALLTALVRRLVELDQGELQTMGEQTPVPRSAEELAEGIGVLMRRRLAGEGRRRSLARYACAVESVRDPELREILVPRENAGRAVVRAFLAEQGVADPDGRTTTLLACIDGLVFDRLVGGGEVHTDEIEGLVAAALRGPLTC, from the coding sequence ATGCGGCGAGATCAGGAGCAGAGGCAGGGCGAGGGGCGCGAGCCGGGACGGCCGGATCGGCGGACGGTGCTCGCGGACGCGGCGATCGGCGTGCTCGCCGACGCGGGCGTGCGCGGGCTCACCCACCGGGCGGTGGACGCCGCGGCCGGGCTGCCGGTCGGGACCACGTCTGCATATCTGCGCACCCGGCAGGCGCTGCTCACGGCTCTGGTGCGGCGGCTGGTCGAACTGGACCAGGGCGAGTTGCAGACCATGGGGGAGCAGACGCCGGTGCCCCGCTCGGCCGAGGAACTGGCCGAGGGCATTGGCGTGTTGATGCGACGGCGGCTCGCGGGAGAGGGACGCCGCCGTTCGCTCGCGCGCTACGCGTGCGCGGTGGAGAGCGTGCGCGATCCCGAGCTGCGGGAGATCCTCGTCCCGCGCGAGAACGCGGGCCGCGCCGTTGTCCGGGCCTTCCTCGCCGAGCAGGGCGTGGCCGACCCGGACGGGCGGACCACGACGCTCCTCGCCTGCATCGACGGGCTGGTCTTCGACCGGCTGGTGGGCGGCGGCGAGGTTCACACGGACGAGATCGAGGGCCTGGTGGCGGCGGCCCTGCGCGGGCCGCTCACCTGTTAG
- a CDS encoding FAD-dependent monooxygenase, whose product MSGNSAVVVGGGIGGLAAAIGLRLAGWDVTVVERVAVLDDAGAGISLHANGMRALATLGVGDAVEAAARRQYTGGTRTPDGRRLAVMDGAALERELGSPIVGIPRADLHRILREALPAESLVIGAEVTDVATSSPSRVRVTYGDTALDADLVVAADGINSRLRRRLFPSHPGPVYSGSTVLRAITERPADGLTADFELTWGHGAEFGHIAFPDGRAEWHAVLNAPAGVRYRDPLSEVRRRFAGWHEPIPALLAATRPEAVLHHDVNELVTPLPSYTAGRIALLGDAAHAMVPHLGQGACQALEDAVTLAAAVAGERTVKAALTRYDAARRPRSQTVARDARRAGRMGQQLTNPLAVGLRNAAIRLTPPGAMVRTVLKHADWTPPRIARHAA is encoded by the coding sequence ATGAGCGGCAACAGCGCGGTGGTGGTCGGGGGCGGAATCGGCGGGCTGGCCGCCGCGATCGGGCTCCGACTGGCGGGATGGGACGTGACCGTGGTCGAGCGGGTCGCGGTCCTGGACGACGCGGGCGCAGGCATCTCACTGCACGCCAACGGGATGCGCGCGCTCGCCACGCTCGGCGTCGGCGACGCGGTGGAGGCGGCCGCGCGGCGCCAGTACACCGGCGGCACCCGCACCCCGGACGGACGCCGGCTGGCCGTGATGGACGGCGCGGCGCTGGAGCGCGAGCTGGGCTCGCCGATCGTCGGCATCCCACGGGCCGACCTGCACCGGATCCTGCGCGAGGCGCTGCCGGCCGAGTCGCTGGTGATCGGCGCGGAGGTCACCGACGTGGCCACGTCCTCGCCCTCCCGTGTGCGGGTGACGTACGGCGACACCGCGCTCGACGCCGACCTGGTGGTGGCGGCCGACGGCATCAACAGCAGGCTGCGCCGCCGCCTGTTCCCGAGCCACCCCGGCCCGGTCTACAGCGGTTCGACGGTGCTGCGGGCGATCACCGAGCGGCCGGCCGACGGGCTGACCGCCGACTTCGAGCTGACCTGGGGCCACGGCGCCGAGTTCGGCCACATCGCCTTCCCGGACGGCCGGGCCGAGTGGCACGCGGTCCTCAACGCCCCGGCCGGGGTGCGCTACCGGGACCCACTGTCCGAGGTCCGCCGCCGGTTCGCCGGCTGGCACGAGCCGATCCCTGCCCTGCTGGCCGCGACCCGCCCGGAGGCCGTCCTGCACCACGACGTCAACGAGCTGGTCACTCCGCTGCCCTCCTACACCGCCGGCCGGATCGCGCTGCTCGGCGACGCGGCGCACGCCATGGTGCCGCACCTCGGGCAGGGCGCCTGCCAGGCGCTGGAGGACGCGGTGACACTCGCCGCCGCCGTGGCCGGGGAGCGGACCGTCAAGGCGGCGCTCACCCGCTACGACGCGGCGCGCCGTCCGCGCAGCCAGACGGTGGCGCGGGACGCCCGCCGCGCCGGACGGATGGGTCAGCAGCTCACCAACCCGCTCGCGGTGGGCCTGCGCAACGCGGCGATCCGGCTCACCCCGCCCGGGGCGATGGTTCGGACGGTGCTGAAGCACGCGGACTGGACCCCGCCCCGGATCGCCCGGCATGCCGCGTAG